From Treponema sp. OMZ 787:
TTTTGAACCTATTATGGTTAAACAATTTATAGATAAATTGTTTAATTTGCCGAATATTAAATTATCTGATTATCTCTTTCTCATAATTTTTTTCTGTTGTGATTTTATCTTTTGTATATTGTCTATTTCGGTTTTAACTCGTTTACTTGAAAAAATATATTATTTTATATCCGATACGGTATTTTATAAATATCAAACGGAAAAACCGGCCAAAAGTATAAGTTATTCATCGGGAGAAATTATTACACTTTTGAATAATGATATAAATTCTTTTTTCGCATATATAACGCAATTTTATCCTAAGTTAATTGTAGAAATTTTATTTTTAACTTTTGCTTTACGCTATATTAAAATAGAATCTTTAAATATATTTTTATTATGTATAATAGCTTCTTTTACAAATATTATAATAGCCTTGGTTATTTCAAAAAAGAATTCGGTACTTAGTAAAATAAGCAGAGAGAAATTAAAAGAAAAACAGGATTTTATTGTTTATATCCATGAGCGATATTCTTATATTTATGCAAATAAACACAATGAATATATGCAAAAAGAATTCGGTGTGCTTAATAAGGGCTTTTATAGTATTTCTGCACAAGCTGCAAGGGCCGAACAATTTGGAAAAAATATTTTAAGACTTATTACCATCCTTACACAAGTAATTGCAGCCTTCTTTTTTGTGATCGAAAACAAATCTGCAGCTCCTTCAATAGGCGGCTTTTTAGCCATTCAATTAATGATAGGAAATATCTTTGCTCCCGTTTCAAATATTTTGAATTCCATTATTCTTATAAGCTCAAAAAGAGCCTCAATACAAAGAATCTTTTTATTTTTAAATGGGTATAAAGAAAATACGGCTGAAAACGGCATTTTATTTTCAAAAAGTGAATATGAACTCTATTTTAATAAGCCTGCATTTTATTTAATTGAAGGGGCTAACGGAATAGGTAAATCAAGTTTGCTTAAAAATTTTGCAGGAATTCTAAATATAAAAATAAATACGCAGGAAGAAAGTAAAACGATTCTCCGTAAGGATAATACAAATTCTTCTGTTTCGTATCATAGTCCTGAAGCCTTAATTATTTCGGGAACGGTTTTGGAAAATATTATGTTATCCTCTAATATTGATAAAGATTTAATAATTAATTATAAAAATGAAAAAATACAGGATATAGTAAAACAATTGGGAGGCTTTAAAAGAAAATTTGACTGGGCTTCAGAAAATTTGAGTTCCGGTGAAAAATTATTAATTGAGCTATTGCGTATTGAATTTTCTAATAAAGATATTTATCTTATTGATGAAATTTCCGCTCACTTGGATATGAAAAATAAAAAACACCTCATAGATATACTTTTTGATAAGGTTGAAAAAGGCAAAACCGTTTTTTATATCTCTCATAATGAAAGTGAAAAACAATATATCAAAACTAAGAATTGTGTTTCGATTATTTTAACGGATAAAATTTATAATGTATACTAAAAAACTAATCACCGATTTTTATATTAAACCGGTGATTGTTTTTTTTCTTTAGTTTTTCGGTCTTAGCGAAGCAAACTTGTATAAGATTCTTTGTCTTTCTTTTCCGAAGGTACTTAAATCTTCCTTTATAAGCTTATCTTTCGGTAAGCCTAATGAAAGCCCTTTAACGCCGGGTTTTACGATTTGGGCGGAATCTTTTCCGTCAAGTCTTGCGATAATTTCTTGGGCTTCTTTTGTAAGCATAAAATCAATAAAGGCCTTTGCTATGTCTAGGTTGGGGCCGCCCTTAAAGATAGCGGTTCCTTCCGGGACCCACGGAATTCCGTCTTCGGGATATACTACGATTAGGTTTTTATCGTCAGCAAGTTTAAAAGCTTTTTCATCAGCAGGAATAATACCTACGGCAAATTCTCCTTGAGCGGTTTTTTCTTGAGGGTCCTTTCCTCTCTTACCTAAAAAGGGAATATTTGCATTTAATTTTTCAAAATATGCCCAACCATTTTCTTCACCGAAAAGATCTAGTAGGCCCTTGACTGCAGCATAATTTGTACCGGAGATTGCAGGGTCGCTCATTATAACCTCTCCCTTGTATTTTGGATCTGCGAGCTCAGCCCAAGTTTTTGGCATGGGAAGATTTTTTTCGGCTAAGACATCTTTATTTCCGATAAAACCTACAACTGTGATGCCTTTTGCAATCCAAGCTCCGTCCGGATCCTTATATTGTGCAGGAATATCTTTAGAGTTGGGAGAAATATAGTTTTCCAAAAGACCTTCAGTCTTTGCTGCCATAAAGGCATCAATACCGCCTCCGAACCAGACATCAGCCATGGATTTTCCCTCGGCTCTTGTTCTTGCCAAAACCTCTCCGCTCGACATTGAAAGAAACTCTACTTTTACATTTGCCTTTGCAGTAAATGCATCAAAGAGTTGCTTGTATGTACTTGTTGCAACTACATTCAATGTTCTGCCCGAAAAATCTTTTGATTCTTTCTCGGAAGAACCGGCTGCAAATACAAGGGTAGTTGCGAGCAATAAAAATACTACAGCAAAAATAATTTTTTTCATTTTGTCCTCCAAAATTATAATTAGATATTTCAAGATACTATTATATTTAAAAAGAGTCAATATATATGAAAATTTTATAATATATTATGACATACCGCTGAGTGCCTCTCATTCAATACTTTTAGTTCAGGTTTAGACCTTTTGCAAATTTCGGTGCGGAAACGGCAGCGGTTGTAATAGTAACAGAAGTTTGACCCTTCAGGAATTTCATTTGTTTTTAATATTTCTGTAACCAAATTTTTTGTTTTGATAGAAGGTATTGCTGCAAAAAGGTCTCTTGTGTAAGGATGAGCCATATTGTTAAATACAGTCTTTGTATCTCCTATCTCTACAATTCTACCCTTAAACATAACTGCAACTCTGTCTGCCATATTATAAATAACAGGTAAGTCATGTCCGATAAACAGATAAGTTAAACAGTATTCTTTCTTCAAATCTTTTAGCATATTTAAAACCTGTCCTTGAATTGAAACATCCAAGGCAGAAACAGGTTCATCGCATACAATAAATTCCGGGTTTATACTTATAGCTCTTGCAATTCCTACTCGTTGTTTTTGTCCGCCCGATAATTCATGCGGTAATTTTTTTAGATAAGTTTCATTTAAACCGACTTTGCGAATCAGATTATATATTATATCTTTTCGCTCAGTCTCCGATAGTTTTGTACAAACGATCAATGGTTCTTCAATAATTTGCTTAATTGTTCTTTTGGGGTTAAAAGAAGCATATGAATCTTGATAAATAATTTGCATTTTTCTTTTAAACGGCAAGAGCTGTTTTTTATTTTTATTGTTTAATTGTTCTCCTTTGTAAAAAACGGAACCGCTTGTTGGTTTATCCATCATAAGAATATTTCTTCCTAGAGTAGATTTTCCGCAGCCGGATTCCCCGACTAAACCGAAGATTTCATTTTCTTTTATAGTGAAACTGACATTATCGACGGCAACTATGGTTTTATCTTTCTTATATAAAAAAGAATTGGAATATTCCTTTCTCAAATTTTCAATTTTAAATAAATCGTAAATCATAATTTATCCTATTGATGACAATAATAATAATGCCCCTCAGAAACTTTTTTTATTTCAGGGAATTTTTTCTTGCATATTTCTTTTGCTAAAGAACAACGGCTATAAAACGGACACCCGTCTTCTATAGTTTCGAGGGAAGGCGCTGTACCCGGTATTGTTGTAAACCTTTCTAAAGGTTTTTCTCCTATAATGGGAATTGTTTTTAACAAGGCTTGGGTATAAGGATGTTTTGCACCGGAAAAAAGATCATCAACAAACATTTCTTCCATAATTCTTGAGCCGTACATAACTAATATCCGATCACAAATAGAAGCTGCAATACTTAAATCATGTGTAATAAAAAACATTGACTTATTACTTTGCTTTAAAGTTTTTAGTAACTCAAGTATTTGAGCTTGAACCGTAACATCCAATGCTGTAGTCGGCTCATCTGCAATAATAATTTGAGAGTTACTTGCCAATGCCATTGCTATCAAAACCCTCTGCCTCATTCCGCCTGAAAGTTCATGAGGATATTTATTAAGCCATACAGAAGGATTATCTATTCCTACAGCAGACAAGAGATTAATTGTTTTTTCTTTAGCTTTAATTTTATTCAATGCGGAATATCTTCTTAAAATTTCTGTAAGATGAAAACCTACTGTTCTTAAAGGATTGAGAGAAGTTTCCTGATCTTGAAAAATCATTGAAATTTTTTTCCCCCTTATGGTATTTGTATTTTTTTGACTTAATTCCGTAATATCATTATCGTTGAGAATTATTTTTCCTGATTCCAAAAATCCGTTTTCGGGGAGAAGTCCTATTAAGGTTTTCATTAAAATTGTTTTTCCGCTTCCGGATTCTCCTACAACAGCTAAAATTTCATTTTTATAAAGTGAAAACGAAATATTCCTCAAAGCAAGATAGTTTTTTTTATTTATTTTAATTGAGGTGTTTATATTTTCGGCTTTTAATATTGCATTACTTTGTGTCTTCATCTCTTTTATCCAATGAAAAGTATTTTTTTATTACTGCTCCAATTTCTTTAAAAGAATAAACGGTAAAAAAAATCAAAAGTCCGGGTATAACCGCCATATAGGGTGCTTTTTGAAAGCTATCCCTTGCGTTATTTATTAATGAACCCCAGCTTGATGTCGGCGGGACTACTCCCAATCCTAAATAGCTTAAAGCACTTTCTGCCATAATGCTTCCTGCTATGCCGATTGTGGCTGTAGAAATAATTAGGGGCATAACTTGAGGTAAAATATGTTTTATTAAAATAGCAATATTTTTTTCTCCTATATGCTTTGCATATTTAACATAATCTCTTTGTCTTAGGCTTAATACTTCAGCCCTAATAATTCTTGCAATACCCATCCAAGAAAACATTCCTATTATAAGCACGATAGAAACAATTCCTTTTCTAATAAACATTCCGACAACCGTGATTAAAATCAAGGCCGGAATTGCTGAAATAAAATCTATAAACCGCATCAGAATTTCGTCAATGATGTTTCCATAATAGCCTGCAACTAAACCTAGTACAGTACCTATAAAAAGACTTGTAAGCATTGCAAAAAAACCTACCGATAAGGAAATGCGGGCTCCATAGACACAACGCATAAAATAATCTCTGCCCATTTCGTCGGTTCCGAATATATGTTGTTTTGACGGAAACCTTAGTGTGTTTTCAAGATTGATTTCATTCGGATCAATCGAAAAAAAGTTAGCACAAGCTGCCAGTATTATTATCGATAATAAATAAATAATAGGCAAAATTATTTTTTTGTTATTTAAAAGAAAATTAAATAATTTTTTCATTTTAGCTGCTTATCCCCGTATTAGCGTTTATCCTCGGATCCAAAATAAAGTAAGAAACATCTGATAATAGATTACCTAAGATTACTAATGCTCCCGAAAAAAATAAAACCGTCATTACTACGGGATAATCCATTGCTTGAATGGCTTTTACATAATAAGATCCCATGCCCGGCCATGAAAACATAGTTTCAACTATTAGTGAGCCTGTAAGAATCATAGGTAAGGCCATTCCCATTTTTGTAAGTATCGGCATTAAGACATTTACCGATACATGACGGAATAAAATATTTAAATTCGTTGCTCCCATTGCTCTTTGTACGGTAATATAATCTTTTTTAAACTCTATATCTGCCGAAGTTTCAACATAAATAATTAGGTCGGGTAAAAAAGAAAAAATCAGACATATAAATGGTAAAACATAATGCTTCAAAAAATCAAGAATTCCTGTTTCTCCGATGCTGTGCATTCCCGAAATAGGGAAAATATCCAAAAGATACCCGAAGATATACAGTAATAACAAGCAAAACCAAAAAAATGGAATTGAAAGACTCAAAGATATTAATCCGTCAACCATTTTTCGTAAACGGCTATTTGCATGTGCGGAAACAAATAATCCTATAATAACAGCAATAAAATTTGATATAAGATATGCAGGAATCATTAAAACTGCCGTATTCGGAATTCGTGTTATTAATGAAGTCTTAATGCTTTCATGAGTAATAATTGAATAACCTAGATCTCCTTTTATTAAATTTTTTACCCAAATTACATACTGTACAATAAGAGGTTTATCCAAACCGTTGATTCTTCTTAATCTTTCTATCGTTTCCTTATTCATTTGAGGTGTGGCAATATAATCAATAGCATCATAGGGAGCGATTTGAATTAAAAAGAAACATACAATGGTCAAAAGCATTAAAATAGGAACTGCTTTTATAATCCTTTTTAGAATATAGGTTTTCATAACTTTAATCTTAAATGCTTAAAATAAAAATGAGCTGTCCAAAACTTTGGTTTTAGACAGCCCCTAGGAGGTTTCTATTTATAGAAAAGTTTTGATGCATCATCAAACGTAAAAACGTTTACTAGTTTTGCTTCTTCAAATCCTGATAAGGCTTGATGATGAGCTATGATTCCCATACTTCCGCCGAAAGGATAAAAAGTTTTTGTATCTTGGATAAACTGCTGAACCTTATTATAAAGTTCGATTCTTTTATCCTTATTTGTTTCTACCTTTGCTTTTCTTAGTAAATCGCCTAATTCTTGATTTTCAAAGTGGAAATAGGCTTCAGGATTGTCATTAAAAAATACGGCATAGGTATCGGGGTCAATTCCCATTGTGTAGGCTCCTAAGAACATATCAAAAAGTTTTGTCTTTTCAAAGAAAGAAGCCTTATACATTGCAGGAGGATCGAGGGGAAGAAGCTCCAAATTGATACCGGCTTTTTGAAGCTGCTGTTGGATAACCAATGCCATCTTTGCCTGCATTCCGTTTTTTACATTATAACCTAATTTTAGATTAAGCTTGTCTTTAGCGACAGTGCTTAACATTCCTTTAGCTTTTTCGGTATCTCTTTGATAGCTTTTTAAATTCTTATTTAACCATTCGCTGTCGGCAGGCAAGAAAGAATCTGTGAAATTATAATAAGCCTTGTTTTTAAAATGAGATTTCATAATTTCATCTCTATCCAAAGCGTAAAAAATAGCTTCCCGTAGTTTTTCATCTCCAAGTTTTTCGCTCCATTGATTTAATTTTAGATAAATAACATTGGACTGAGGGAAGGTTGTAATTTTTAAATTTTTATTTTGTTCGATTTCTTCAATAAGA
This genomic window contains:
- a CDS encoding ABC transporter ATP-binding protein, with the protein product MHRRKVFYKKICFYDLWIFILLGLQNLLIYFEPIMVKQFIDKLFNLPNIKLSDYLFLIIFFCCDFIFCILSISVLTRLLEKIYYFISDTVFYKYQTEKPAKSISYSSGEIITLLNNDINSFFAYITQFYPKLIVEILFLTFALRYIKIESLNIFLLCIIASFTNIIIALVISKKNSVLSKISREKLKEKQDFIVYIHERYSYIYANKHNEYMQKEFGVLNKGFYSISAQAARAEQFGKNILRLITILTQVIAAFFFVIENKSAAPSIGGFLAIQLMIGNIFAPVSNILNSIILISSKRASIQRIFLFLNGYKENTAENGILFSKSEYELYFNKPAFYLIEGANGIGKSSLLKNFAGILNIKINTQEESKTILRKDNTNSSVSYHSPEALIISGTVLENIMLSSNIDKDLIINYKNEKIQDIVKQLGGFKRKFDWASENLSSGEKLLIELLRIEFSNKDIYLIDEISAHLDMKNKKHLIDILFDKVEKGKTVFYISHNESEKQYIKTKNCVSIILTDKIYNVY
- a CDS encoding ABC transporter ATP-binding protein, which produces MIYDLFKIENLRKEYSNSFLYKKDKTIVAVDNVSFTIKENEIFGLVGESGCGKSTLGRNILMMDKPTSGSVFYKGEQLNNKNKKQLLPFKRKMQIIYQDSYASFNPKRTIKQIIEEPLIVCTKLSETERKDIIYNLIRKVGLNETYLKKLPHELSGGQKQRVGIARAISINPEFIVCDEPVSALDVSIQGQVLNMLKDLKKEYCLTYLFIGHDLPVIYNMADRVAVMFKGRIVEIGDTKTVFNNMAHPYTRDLFAAIPSIKTKNLVTEILKTNEIPEGSNFCYYYNRCRFRTEICKRSKPELKVLNERHSAVCHNIL
- a CDS encoding ABC transporter substrate-binding protein, producing the protein MKLSKFIFLKAILILAVLISACSPAKEDKTKAAEAMPSNKDKALVYGLPGDIVNNINVFTTNDRTGLMTLKLVYSPLYTYTNHGINYFLAENVKANEAGNEVSVMLRKNVVWSDGKPFTADDVVFTFEKKTNLQDDRFVDSLLVFGDKAVKTEKIDDYSIVFKLPQPVANPYETFAGIFIAPKHIYKDVDDLENTELNKTPVGTGPYKLAEYTAGQHLLFKANETYMFGKPKIEKVVYKIMNNQDTAMLALKKGDIDLLGVSPDLIEEIEQNKNLKITTFPQSNVIYLKLNQWSEKLGDEKLREAIFYALDRDEIMKSHFKNKAYYNFTDSFLPADSEWLNKNLKSYQRDTEKAKGMLSTVAKDKLNLKLGYNVKNGMQAKMALVIQQQLQKAGINLELLPLDPPAMYKASFFEKTKLFDMFLGAYTMGIDPDTYAVFFNDNPEAYFHFENQELGDLLRKAKVETNKDKRIELYNKVQQFIQDTKTFYPFGGSMGIIAHHQALSGFEEAKLVNVFTFDDASKLFYK
- a CDS encoding ABC transporter permease: MKTYILKRIIKAVPILMLLTIVCFFLIQIAPYDAIDYIATPQMNKETIERLRRINGLDKPLIVQYVIWVKNLIKGDLGYSIITHESIKTSLITRIPNTAVLMIPAYLISNFIAVIIGLFVSAHANSRLRKMVDGLISLSLSIPFFWFCLLLLYIFGYLLDIFPISGMHSIGETGILDFLKHYVLPFICLIFSFLPDLIIYVETSADIEFKKDYITVQRAMGATNLNILFRHVSVNVLMPILTKMGMALPMILTGSLIVETMFSWPGMGSYYVKAIQAMDYPVVMTVLFFSGALVILGNLLSDVSYFILDPRINANTGISS
- a CDS encoding ABC transporter permease, producing the protein MKKLFNFLLNNKKIILPIIYLLSIIILAACANFFSIDPNEINLENTLRFPSKQHIFGTDEMGRDYFMRCVYGARISLSVGFFAMLTSLFIGTVLGLVAGYYGNIIDEILMRFIDFISAIPALILITVVGMFIRKGIVSIVLIIGMFSWMGIARIIRAEVLSLRQRDYVKYAKHIGEKNIAILIKHILPQVMPLIISTATIGIAGSIMAESALSYLGLGVVPPTSSWGSLINNARDSFQKAPYMAVIPGLLIFFTVYSFKEIGAVIKKYFSLDKRDEDTK
- a CDS encoding ABC transporter ATP-binding protein; translation: MKTQSNAILKAENINTSIKINKKNYLALRNISFSLYKNEILAVVGESGSGKTILMKTLIGLLPENGFLESGKIILNDNDITELSQKNTNTIRGKKISMIFQDQETSLNPLRTVGFHLTEILRRYSALNKIKAKEKTINLLSAVGIDNPSVWLNKYPHELSGGMRQRVLIAMALASNSQIIIADEPTTALDVTVQAQILELLKTLKQSNKSMFFITHDLSIAASICDRILVMYGSRIMEEMFVDDLFSGAKHPYTQALLKTIPIIGEKPLERFTTIPGTAPSLETIEDGCPFYSRCSLAKEICKKKFPEIKKVSEGHYYYCHQ
- a CDS encoding ABC transporter substrate-binding protein, translated to MKKIIFAVVFLLLATTLVFAAGSSEKESKDFSGRTLNVVATSTYKQLFDAFTAKANVKVEFLSMSSGEVLARTRAEGKSMADVWFGGGIDAFMAAKTEGLLENYISPNSKDIPAQYKDPDGAWIAKGITVVGFIGNKDVLAEKNLPMPKTWAELADPKYKGEVIMSDPAISGTNYAAVKGLLDLFGEENGWAYFEKLNANIPFLGKRGKDPQEKTAQGEFAVGIIPADEKAFKLADDKNLIVVYPEDGIPWVPEGTAIFKGGPNLDIAKAFIDFMLTKEAQEIIARLDGKDSAQIVKPGVKGLSLGLPKDKLIKEDLSTFGKERQRILYKFASLRPKN